Sequence from the Eleutherodactylus coqui strain aEleCoq1 chromosome 13, aEleCoq1.hap1, whole genome shotgun sequence genome:
accatccAGCTGCCGAGTCTCCTGTTCCTGCCCGGAAGAGATTTTCTGTCGCGCAGCAGAGATGGGGTTCGAGTGGCCTTGGCAGTACAACTTTCCCCCGTTCTACACGTGAGAGACCCTCTCATTATCGTGGGTGAATGTGCTGCATGACACAAGTGGGGAAGGTTTAGGGGGGAGCACCCACCTTGTAATAGAGGTGCTTCTCGAAATAGTTCCGCTAGAAACAAGGAAGTAGAGTGGGGTTTAACACTTTCAATGCTGGGAGAACTTACTTTGCAGCTTCCAGTAGTGGTTTTGAGGGTTTCATTGTATTGGAGGTGGTGAGCCGAGTGCAGCCATTATTACTCTCCTTCCATAGGTTCTCCACTGGAAAACTTCCCCCTATGTATTCTATTAGAGCTCGTTAAATGTACGCCATTGTAGCCCGGTCGGAGGAGTCCGCTAACACTCTGCCTATAACTATATATGACTATGGATGCCTACGGCGGGGCGTGTTTTTTCACATAAATGTACGTATTTTTGGGTGACGATCATTTTTGCAAGGGGGTTTAATTATACGTTTTGcagtgtttgtcttctgcagcttctccgTATCGCTGTATATAGAGACTGCagacgggtgtatttgcacgcaGCGAGTTTATTCACGTTTCCTTTTTGGCGCGGACATTTCTTGCacgtgcaaaataaataaaaatgggtcctgttctacttttgtgcgcatttgtgtaccgcaggtccccatagaagtacaTGAGAGGTGCGTGAAGTGCGCAATATGCTGTAtgagtccattaaaaaaaaaccgcatctGGAACACCTTAGGTTAAATGACCTTATAAGTCGGGATGTTTGTCTGCCGTGCGCAAAAGAACATGCACTGcttgcacaaataatacagtaaaAAGTGCCAACATACGCCAGAAAGCCTTGTACGCAAAGCAAATACTCTGCGCAGAGGTGTGCGCAAAAAGGTGTGAgcctgtctgaaggagccctaagggctcacacGGACATATGTTGTCTGCATATCGCACAGTTTGTAGCAAATACGCATATAATTTGCATATGTATTGCGTAATTTAAGCACTCATAGCCTATAATTGGTGTATTACGCACCAAACTAGGatatactgcgttttttttaatgtgcaggtctgaatggcccaaCGTAAATTGGCTTTTACTACCGCGTATTACGTGTCCCCCCAAAACAAATgtgcctgagggcttattcacgcgaGTGTAATGCATTTGTTGcgcaaaatctgcagcgtttagaatgcttttttttttgctttttttttatttatactaaTCTTtacatttaactttttttgtccCCACACggcacttgaacttgcgatcgtttgttcatacagtacaatgtaatgCCACATTATTACATTATACCcccatctgacaggcattctacccAGCCACACCTCCagcgtttgtttgctgcgtgcaaatgaacatgcatcGTGGGagtaaaagtgcagtaaaatgcaccgatgagcgtgcaaaaaaagcattgttcattccgtaAATACGCAGCGGTTAGGCGCACGCAAATActcttacgctcgtgtgaagctggcctaatagGGGTATTTCAGGACTTttgaaatttttgaaaaatttctTCTGTCTATGACTGTGACAGGCCATCAGTAGAGGGTCTTCCGAGGACTCGCTGcttggatccctgccgatcagctgataccCGAGGCGACTGTCATTGCGGTCCGTGCAGGAAGTAGAATGTCTTGATTATAACGCAgcagcccgggttggtactgcaggcgcagctTCCATAGAATTCAAAATGTCAGTCATCAAAATataaaaagtcccagaataccccttcaagCCTCCAAACTCCTTGAGAACAGGGATattttttcccccagtttttTCTTTCCTCCTTAATTTCaagaaatcataacttttttttacattttgcatcaATCTAGCCATACAGGATTTTGGTattcgtgggatgaattgtatttttagCGGTACCATCTAATGTTCCATATGATATATTGATAAACTTTTAAATATTCTTAAGTGGGGTGACATGCTGTTTGAGGCTTTGTTTATCGCTTCGCAAGCTGGCGTTTCCGtactttttattgttaccattttgaggCACGTAAAACTTCTTGATTGCcacttatttaatttttttcttgggaaccaaattttaaaaaaaaacaattctggcattgtatacCTTCTCTTTCCTGatggcgttcaccatgcaggataaaaaacgTGTTATTTTAATAAATCAGACTTTTTTACTCAAAGAACAGTGAAaggatggtttaaccccttaacgctacaagACATACAGTTACATACTGCAGGTTTAGGGTACGCATGGATATAAATCGTGGGTCGATCCCGTTCCATACAATgaaggtgctggctgtttcttacagccggcatcTGCCCACGACAGCTCCAATGAGCAGCaccgctgatcggagctgttaaccctctaaatgcgcCAATCAATGTTCAGGGGGTCCCAAACTGCCTCCCGCAATAAGATtgccggttgccatggcaaccgggggccttctgatagatcactgtataataaaaataactgtataaattatttttaaaagttttattaattgctaaaaaaaactaaaaaattcatAAAAGTTTAATTCTATGGAAATCGGCAGGACTGGAAAAAGAAATTATATGTCAATTCTTGACCTGGTTTCTAAGTGGAAACCACGTCTGGTGGCCACAGACTGATTTGCCCCATTGTCTGGGGCTAAAGCCATATGACAATCTGTGGCCAATGCTCAGCCTCAACTTTTTGCCACTGATTAAAGTGTTAGATCTGATTGAACAGTTACAGACTGCATAGTGACACGCCCCATTGTCAAGGACGCCCCTTGTCGGTATTCTCACATGCTTGCAGAAGGAACATTTCAACAAAGAgttaaaaagggattttttttttcaccgggttcatgaagtttgagcTGAGCAGTGCCCACaacatgcagactgacagctctgtCCCTTTTGGTGtacagggagagagctgtcactcttcaTGCTGCAGGCGGGAAGACGTCAGCATTGGGTCGGCTCTGAGTCATATAATGTCATGAACCTTgtggcagaatccctttaaaaaaaaaaaaaagttgctccagaattatttttaattttagattatgaaatggtataaaataattttatgtttaccatatttttttttcaggttacAGCCTAATGTTGATACCCGACAGAAGCAGCTATCGGCATGGAGCTCCCTAGTCTTGTCTTACTGCCGCCATAACAAGTTATACACTATGAATGTAATGGAAATACAGGAAAGTCCGTTATTCAACAACAAGAAAATACAAAGTATCCTTTTTGACAGGTTTCTATGTAAGGGcttcttaaaggaacactccaagGAAATGtcacggccccctgtccacggcgaatcacgccgtgtaaggctttccatagcgttgctatggaaagcgccggtccgtatccacaagcggagaatcattgcgattttccgcttgtggctggcaattcgcagcatgctgcgaattgctgcgattctccgcggtcagcctatctgtcagatagactgaccggcggagattcgtctgccagctcctgctcccaagCGGCGGCTCCCGTAgcggagatctgctgcgggatacCGAAACGCCTGTGGGCAGGGGGCCTACATCATCTTAGATCTGCCTTCATCATCGTATGCAAATCCATTATGGCGTCATGCACATCATCAAGGCAGTTTAACTGCGCAGCCGCGGAAACATAATCAATAATTACCAAATCCTGCGAGATAACATTCTTTTATGTATGCATCAAGTCGTCGCACAGTATATAAAAACTGTAAGGTTATATTCGCCCAAGCAAAAATTTGTACCATAAACGcaccttaattagagatgagcgagcgtacttggaaaagcactactcgctcgagtaatttgctttatccgagtatcactgtgctcgtccctgaagattcgggtgccgctgcggctgacaggtgagttgcagcggggagcaggggagagcggccgggagagagggagagagagatcttacctccgttcctccccgctctcccctgcagctccccgctccgtgccggcacccgaatcttcagggacgagcacagcgatactcggataaagcaaattactcgagcgagtagtgcttatccgagtacgctcgctcatctctaaccttaaTCCATCGCAGTACATTGTGTACGGGAAGTGTTTTCATACGCATCTCCTCTCTGAAACAGCAGAAAATACAGGAAAAGAAAATTACACTGCGCATCTCCGTGTGCGTGTGATACGCGGGCACACACAATGCCATACGCTGTTTCTGAGCATATGGCTGCAAAATGGGTAAAACACTGTGGGGAGACCATAGCAATTTACACATACGCCCTTAGACATGAGCCCTCTTCATTTGAATAAGGTTTGCAAAAATCAAGGCACATATTGCAGACACAAccacattcagatgaaggaattggACATTTCTGCTGTAAACAAACTCTCTAAAAGTTGTTATCAAAGTAAAAAGGCTTTTCCAAGACTTCAATATTGATGTCCTAGCGTTAGCACAGGTCATCaatgtctgatcggtgggggtctgttgCTCAGGAACCTTGGTGATTGGCTGTTGTACAGCCCCTTCAagcagctgatcggctggggtgcCAAACAGCAGATCCAAACAGATCagataatgatgacctatcctaaagacagGTCTATATTggagtcccggaaaaccccttcaaactCAATTCTTCTATTCAAATAGTATTTTAGTGAAGTTTGTGTTCATGTTCTTTCTTCATCTGGACAAAGCTGCATTGCTTTTATACAAAAAGTGACTCTTGTTTCACCTGCGAAATGaaatctaaaaatatagcaataaTTTGCCCTTAACATTGTACAGGGAAGCTGTCCTTGGAGTCTGTGCAAGTGGTCTTGGAGGAACTCAGGAAAAAGGGTATgttcatttctagagatgagcgagcgtactcggaaaagcactactcgctcaagtaatttgctttatccgagtatcgctgtgctcgtccctgaagattcgggtgccgctgcggctgacaggtgagtcgcaggggagagcgggcgggagagagtgagagagagatcttacctccgttcctccccgctctcccctgcagctccccgctccgtgccggcacccgaatcttcagggacgagcacagcgatactcggataaagtaaattactcgagcgagtagtgcttttccgagtacgctcgctcatctctattcatttcccctctttattctgtgggtcagtacgattacagtgataccaaacttgtacacTTTCTATTATATAGTAATACTTAAAtactctttgtttttttttttattgctttctatCTTttacctgcattaactctttcattTTCAATTGTTGTGGCTAtgagagggctcattttttgtggggcaaCCTGAATTGGTATCGTTTTTGGGAAACATACcatttttggatcactttttcttctgtttttttcttgGGGATGTAATTCTGCCCTTGtcgttttttgtgtgtgtgtttttaacaTGTGGGATTAATAACATAGTATTTGAATACATTGGACCTTGAATGCAATTACACcaatagatatagatttttttacatttatttattttaatgcaaAGACTGGGAAAGGGCTTTTTTAAACTTACTATCTTTATAATAATTAAGAAATCTttagtttgcttttttttaccttttttttattagttCCCATACGAGACTTGAACTTGTAAtaatttgatcgctcatacagtccaatgcaatactatgatattgCATTATATCGTGTTTTAACAGTCTTCATATTAAAGATGTGCTAAGGGCAACTCTTATTAGGCAGAAATATATGGCAGTTCTAGAGGACTTCAGCATccctcaggctgccatgacacctgcacggcaccCCCACAATCGTATCATGGTGTGGccatttgggacatttaaatcctGATCGATTGGGACGTTTGAATACTGCAGACATAACCGAtatcagcatttaaagggtttaaaGCGAATTCTGATCacggctgttgcaggcgggtatcAGAGACAACTGATACCTACCATGCATGGAGCAGGTTCAGCTCCCGAGCCTGCTCTatacacagcatatgctgtggacTGCTATATACACATACTGTACAGGATATGCGCAGTTATGGCCTATATAGCCTTATCTATTTCAGGGAGGTTAagcaacattttaaaaagtcttcATTAAATATTTCTTCTGATTTTACTGCTGTAGAATCTGTAGAACCTTTTCCCATAACTGGTTTTCCTGCTGCTTCTGGCATTGGTCCAGCATCACACTGCCTCTGGTTATGTGGACTCTCTGCCCTCCCCATGCATTCAGTGTTAAAGTTAATGAAGGGGGAGAAGGTTGTACAAGGCCGATCAGAAGGTGGAGGGGGAGAAAAGCATTAAACGTGTTGATCATGCATGCTTCAGTCCATTGATCTGTGTTATAGGATAGGGTGTTCATTCAGCTGCAATGTCATACATGATCTGCAGGATTATTGTATGTTCTATGTTGTAGGTAACCTAGAATGGTTGGATAAAAACAAAACCAGATTCCTAATAATGTGGAGAAGGCCGGATGAGTGGGGAAAAGTTCTTTACCAATGGGTAAGTAAATACAGCAATTTTCCTGCCTATTTTGGTTTATAAGTCCATTCTTCACAAACATTTATAGATGTTCACTATAtaagggtacctttacactgaggagcctcgtgtggcacagagtgctaaggcagcagaaatgcaatctgAAGCTTTAGCTCCAGAcccgagtacccagcttgctggggggtaaaagatgactggggaaggcaatgacaaaccatcttgcaaaaacagtctgccaagaaaatgtcaccatGTAACGTCACTCTAGGAGTCAGATGAGTCAGTCACTACTCGGGACTTTACCTTTATCTTACCTTACAGTGAGCAATTAGCTTTCAGATAGTCGCTCCGAAAAGTCGCTAAAGCGTGCGAAAGACGGCTATTCGAAAGCTTGTACACAGAGTGCTCGTCGTTTGCCGAGATACAGTTTTTAGtataaatattgtgaagttttggctgccttcacttggtcgtTTGCacccgcccatttaccttctgtccctcccactggagcatatgaatggtatcctaTCTTCCCTGATTTTATTTGtgggcttagtcccaagagagacgcattctgagaggtaggaacctaactttcccaggttgagatttaccacttgggattagtgttaggacccatctgagagcttggtcacctggatgttggtagatgggccaatgtaattcgatcgaattatataccaagaaccttgcattattaaatgtggttagagtattgattataggtatgtagacctctgatagtaaatgtattttacgtgctgttgccatttttggtttcagcTTCTACAGTTTGCAGGGGAATCTCGTTCGCAACTCGGTCAAATACAAACATCTGCAACTTTGCATCAGAAGACTTTTGATCAACTAGTGACTAATATTTTTTGGGTGAACTGAAACAAAACCACTAGTGAGCAAATTatcaccctgttggtggctgtCTTTACAAAAAGAGACTGTCCCATTCGCTCTTTCAAGCAAATTATTAGGACAAGAGTCATCCCCTGAAAAGCCACCCTAAAAGCCCTTTCATGTGGGctgagaatctcacgattcttgTTTGCCCGTCGGAACGAgccgatgacatcatcaccagctcattagCGCTCAGgtagcctgtttagactgcactaTTCTTATGGAGAATCATGCAGTCCTCTGGCGCTTAACGTTCAGTATttgacattcctatgtgaaacacttaaCGATCGGTGTTTAAATGGCACGATAAGTGCCGGAGCCGGCTCTGGTTTATGtgccagctgaaactgaatgacaagcaAGAATCTCACAATTCTCACCAGTCATTTGTCGTccatttgaacaattttctgaacaatataatcattccatctaaagggGGCATAACTGCACTGTGTGGCTGACAGGAACTACTATTTACCATAATAATtctgcatattaaaggggttgtctcacgccgaaacggtttttttttttattcaataggccccccccgttcggcgcgagacaaacccaagggatgagttaaaaaaaaaaaaaagtttattacttacccgaatccccgcgctgcggcgacttctttcttcctttaccaagatggccgccgggatcttcacccacgatgcaccgcgggtcttctcccatggtgcactgtgggctctgtgcagtccattgccgattccagcctcctgattggctggaatcggcacacgtgacggggcggagctacgaggaccagctctctggcacgagcggccccattcaccagggagaagaccggactgcgcaagcgcgtctaaaaccaccagaagacagcgaatttagacggatccatggcgacggggattctagcaatggagcaggtaagtgaataacttctgtatggcttaattaatgcacgatgtatattacaaagtgcattaatatggccatacagaagtgctgaaccccacttgatttcacgagacaacccctttaagtcatcggCTGAATAATTGTATCTTCTTCACTTCCCCTGTAGTCAGGCACGTTTTAGTCAAACCTATTTTATCACAAGGCTCTATGCGTTTGCACACTACAATTGGAAGTACTACAAACATATATGCCAATGTATCCATAGACTATCTAAAGGTATGCTAATGAGTGTCATTTGGGTATTTCTGGCTGGTGTaagcagggatttttttttttttttgttaatcttTTCGGTTGGGACCAGTTCTTTTGATTATGTAAGCGCATGCTCAGGAGCCCGCTGTGCTTGGTAAGTGGCTGGTTTGCAGGAGCACAGCAGGGTGATATTGGGAGTGGATTAGATGTCAAAAGAATGACCACTTGGAACCTGGCTTCCCTCCTATTTGCATTAGTTCATGGAGCTCATGAAAGGTTACAAGTTTCCTATATGCCTCATGACTACGGGCAGGTCGGATTATGCATGCAGGAGTCTGGAGCGGAATCTgaccccggcagcagcagtgtccACAAgtacctgcttttcttctttttctgtactgtggatggtccgcacggctcaccgttggacatgcacagtacagattttttttcaaattcctgcttttcccgcagaatccgcTTTCTGTctacaatgtcaattgcgaaCAGGCAGCTGGTCTcatagcttccattgacctcaatagaagccgtccgtgcgggaatcgcagtaaaatggaacttactgcaatttttcatcccCGAGTGGAAATCACAATTGTTTTCCGcttatgtgcatgaagaatcattttaccaTCGCATGCTtaggagggttattgctgtggaatccgaagttggacacccgctccggattccacagcaaaaatacacccgtgtgcatgaggccttaaggaaggTAACACTTTACATTGGCACTGCTGTAAAATAAAGTAGTTTCTATCTTCACACTGTGGATTGTAAACCTACAACTTCTTCCCTGTTCTAAATCCAATACGTTATATTTGTTTCCATCAAGGTTTCAAAGAGTGGAATGACCAATTCTGTGTTTACGCTTTATGAGTTGATTAATGGAGATGACACGGTAGGAGAAGGTAAGAAAAATACCTGCTAGATTTGTTCTAGCTTtcacttaaaaggaacctgtcactagattcatgctgcccgaaccctGGCTATCATGAATCTGGGACAGGTATGtacagaataaataaataaatggcccTCCGAGTCACAGTGAGCAGGGCCGCATCAGCCTTTCCCCACCTGGACCCTctagattgactgctgtctgtccTGCTTGTGTATGGCAAGAGAGCTGTCACTGTAGATGCTGCAGGCGGAGAGAGGCTGCCGTGGTCCTGATCCCCCCCGACTCTGGGTGCCATTCAGTTTCCGAATTGGAAGTATGTTTTGAAATGCAGCAGAGTTTCGATAATGGATCAGACGTGAGCACACTGTACATGCCtctcccgggttcatgctgcccatagttcTGGGAGCATAACCCTGGTAACAGGTTCGCTTTTTAATGTATTCTTTTGTAACCTGCAGCTTTTTTTGATGTACTTACCATGATAATTTAGGGAAATGCATACACAGCAGTTCCCAAATGTATATCTCCAGTTGTCTTTTATGTAGTGCTAACATACCTAGGGTGATCTACATAGATTATCTCATGTAATATGATTATCAGGACTGTTCCTTTTACAACGAAAAACAATGTCATGTATGTTTGCAGGACTGCAGAGAATTAAATCTCACCTTTTTGTTGTCTTGCAAATTCAATAACAGGGTAAAGCCTGTTgtttatacaagtctatggacaCAAAATCAGTAGAGCTGTCGTGATGATTGAGTTTAGTTGACCATGAACATTTACATCAATGTCTGCCAAACCTGCAGTTctatttcaacatgcccaatcattTTGTCTCGGAGTGATAAGTCACAGCCAGAGATGTCTGGCAGTGGCTCTACCCATTTAGAACACAAATGCATGCTCGGCTGAGCATGCATGGGCAGGTTGGGGGTGATGGCTATTGGCCAAACAACAGCTATTTGAATTATATAGCCAGCTTTATGCTGATAATAtactcttcttccttctcttttgaAGTCTACGTagagctcaatgagcgctatgcagAGAATGCAGCAGTGCTGTTTCCTCTATTGgtcccggcgatcacgtgatcaccggGTGCTTCCTGATAAGGCAAAGCTGCTGGGTCTTACCAGATCCAGATCAACCTtagcagtgactattgtcacttcaCGGGAATGTGTTTCCCTGTAACtggactcctatggatgctgctcctatcaATGGGCCACTTACAGTAGAAAACAGTAGAAAAGAGAAGAACAGAacagtgtgaatgtcccccagaggtctgatATGATATCATAAGGGAAATGGATGTTAAAACAACTATGGTAGTTATAtaaataagtttttaaaaaattacaaaataaaatacaaaaatttaTATGAAAGAAAGAAAATTGCCCACGCCAATGTAAATTGTCGCCTTAGTCACCATTTCATCCAAAACTATACCAATTCTATATCAAAACATCCCAAAAAATGGTAAACCCATTCCTGTAATTTATTTTGGCGTAAATatctaaattttaaaaataaagaactataaatgtaaaaattttGTAAGAAGGCATCAAAAATAGCCTCATATATGACAAAATAAGCAGAAAAAGTAATTTTTGCAGCCCAAGAAAAAAATAAGGCCATAAAACCTCCACATGgataaaattgctaaaaagtgtctggtcctttaggaccaaaacactctggtTTACCTTAACCACCGcccattaaggggctttattctgcagcgccgTCTTTTGACTTTGGCTCCATGAGAAGCTTGGCGCTGGTCGCCCATGCTAAGGAGAGCGGGTGCTCGGCTGTCGGATGACAGAAACCTTCAATCTCAAGTGCTTACCTCttaccgtggcatgtaaaaggctaacAGAGAGAGGGGCTCACTCTCTAACCCATCGGAACATCCATGATGTGATTGCAGGGTCCTGTTGtgttgctatggcacccggaggcttgaatatagcctctgggtctgccagctacggtgaCCTATGAGGTTCGTTAcagacacagtcctgggtataactaggtgAGGAGATATCtccgtattgtcccctgatatatttacacacagttattaggtcgccccttagccgtttttttctaaaataaataaccacaattttgatcacctctctgggtattgtagtccgtccattccatttattactttagttgcccacctttgtacccgctcaagctctgatatgttcttcttgagtaccggtgtccaaaactgtccacaatattctatgtgtggtctgaccagtgacttgtaaagaggaagaacaatgatctcgtcatgtgcccctagacctcttttgatgcacaccATGATCCTAttggccttggcagcagctgcctgacactggttgctccagttaagcttacagttaattaaaacccCCAAGTCATATTTTTGCATTAGTATTTTTTATTGGAGAATTATCAAACTTGTACATCTCAATGCAATATTCAAGTATATGAACGTCATAGAAATTACAAGGCATCATTCATAAATAGACATTCTTGATGCTAGCATGTTAATAGTTTTTAATGCTATCATATATTGCTGCATAGTCTCCGAACAAAGCGTTCTCATAAGTTTACATAACATCAGTTTCAACATATAACACGAACAACAACAACTTGACGTCTTATTTCTTTTTCTATGactttcacttttttatatatatgtcaCCCACCCTTTCCACACGCCTAAATACTTCTGATATGAATTGGTGCGTATGGCTAACCATTTTTCATAATGGCGGTGTTCCTGCATATGTTTTTCTAACTCCTCTATT
This genomic interval carries:
- the VPS25 gene encoding vacuolar protein-sorting-associated protein 25 isoform X1; this encodes MGFEWPWQYNFPPFYTLQPNVDTRQKQLSAWSSLVLSYCRHNKLYTMNVMEIQESPLFNNKKIQRKLSLESVQVVLEELRKKGNLEWLDKNKTRFLIMWRRPDEWGKVLYQWVSKSGMTNSVFTLYELINGDDTVGEEFHGLDEAMLLRSLEALQMEHKAEIITLNDSKGVKFF
- the VPS25 gene encoding vacuolar protein-sorting-associated protein 25 isoform X2: MLQPNVDTRQKQLSAWSSLVLSYCRHNKLYTMNVMEIQESPLFNNKKIQRKLSLESVQVVLEELRKKGNLEWLDKNKTRFLIMWRRPDEWGKVLYQWVSKSGMTNSVFTLYELINGDDTVGEEFHGLDEAMLLRSLEALQMEHKAEIITLNDSKGVKFF